A DNA window from Thioalkalivibrio sp. XN279 contains the following coding sequences:
- a CDS encoding VOC family protein, protein MSTPGHVHHAIDYIEFCVTDMARAKQFYAEAFGWEFNDYGPEYAGIRKPGGEAGGLRAAPDAVTGGPLVILYSRDLERSLASVRAAGGRITLEPFTFPGGRRFHFLDPSGNELAVWAEH, encoded by the coding sequence ATGTCGACACCAGGCCATGTCCACCACGCCATCGACTACATCGAGTTCTGCGTCACTGACATGGCGCGGGCGAAGCAGTTCTATGCCGAGGCTTTCGGCTGGGAATTCAACGACTACGGCCCGGAATACGCCGGTATACGGAAACCGGGCGGCGAGGCAGGGGGCTTGCGCGCCGCGCCGGATGCAGTCACGGGCGGACCGCTGGTGATCCTCTATTCCAGGGATCTGGAGCGCTCCCTGGCGAGCGTCCGCGCCGCCGGCGGGCGGATCACCCTGGAGCCCTTCACTTTCCCCGGGGGCCGTCGCTTCCATTTCCTTGACCCGAGCGGGAATGAGCTCGCTGTCTGGGCGGAGCACTGA
- the rsgA gene encoding ribosome small subunit-dependent GTPase A, with amino-acid sequence MNQPVARVVAVDRDAYRVRSDGVETPAVLSGRFRFTVESGPELPCVGDWVSIELADPALAIIQAVLPRKSYLRRKAPGKTVDFQMIAANIDVAFIVQSCQYDFNVRRLERYLVVCREGGIEPVILLSKTDLVSPLETEGLVAAISGAGIDARVIALSTATGDGLEAFRALLEPGKTYCFVGSSGVGKSTLINRLLGRDVLDTRSVSGTGEGTHTTSRRQLLVLEDGVLLIDTPGMRELGLLGTSEGLDASFADIHELSRACRFADCIHGQEPGCAVRAAIDDGSLSESRYQAYLKLRKETEYHDASYVERRKKDKDFGRLVKSVMKHHKR; translated from the coding sequence ATGAACCAGCCTGTGGCCAGGGTCGTCGCCGTGGACCGTGATGCCTACCGGGTCCGGAGCGACGGCGTCGAGACGCCTGCCGTGCTTTCCGGGCGGTTCCGCTTCACCGTCGAGTCCGGCCCGGAGCTGCCCTGCGTCGGCGACTGGGTCAGCATCGAGCTCGCAGACCCGGCATTGGCGATCATCCAGGCGGTGTTGCCCCGCAAGTCGTACCTCCGCCGCAAGGCCCCGGGCAAGACCGTGGATTTCCAGATGATCGCCGCCAACATCGACGTGGCCTTCATCGTCCAGTCATGCCAGTACGACTTCAACGTGCGCCGGCTGGAGCGCTACCTCGTGGTATGCCGCGAAGGCGGCATCGAGCCGGTGATCCTCTTGAGCAAGACCGACCTGGTCAGCCCGCTCGAGACCGAAGGCCTGGTTGCGGCGATCAGCGGCGCTGGGATCGACGCCCGGGTCATTGCACTCAGCACGGCCACCGGCGACGGGCTGGAGGCGTTTCGTGCACTCCTGGAGCCGGGCAAGACGTACTGCTTCGTCGGCTCGTCGGGCGTGGGCAAGAGCACGTTGATCAACCGGCTACTCGGGCGCGACGTACTCGATACCCGGTCGGTCAGCGGCACCGGCGAAGGCACACACACCACCTCGCGGCGCCAGCTGCTTGTGCTGGAGGATGGCGTGCTGCTCATCGACACGCCGGGCATGCGCGAACTCGGGCTGCTCGGCACGAGCGAGGGCCTCGACGCGAGCTTTGCGGACATTCACGAGCTGTCCCGCGCCTGCCGCTTTGCAGACTGCATCCACGGGCAGGAACCCGGCTGCGCCGTACGCGCAGCGATCGACGACGGCAGCCTCAGCGAGTCGCGCTACCAGGCCTACCTGAAGCTCAGGAAAGAGACCGAGTACCATGACGCGTCGTATGTCGAGAGACGCAAGAAGGACAAGGACTTCGGTCGCCTCGTGAAGTCGGTCATGAAACACCACAAGCGGTGA
- a CDS encoding cupin domain-containing protein, with translation MCLHKQAAALLGLLCCGGIIAAGASAGEAPVELHFADPALEWGPCPEFMPAGCAIAVLHGDPARENADIFFKVPAGVMVPRHSHTSAERMVLVSGELRVTYDGHDAVVMTPGSYAYGPPQLPHDAFCSGPQACVLAIAFEQPVDAFLQEAGER, from the coding sequence ATGTGCCTGCACAAACAGGCTGCAGCATTGCTGGGACTGCTATGCTGCGGCGGAATAATCGCGGCGGGTGCGTCGGCCGGCGAAGCGCCCGTCGAACTGCACTTCGCTGACCCCGCGCTGGAGTGGGGGCCGTGCCCCGAGTTCATGCCGGCAGGCTGCGCCATCGCCGTGCTGCACGGGGACCCGGCGCGGGAGAACGCCGACATCTTTTTCAAGGTGCCGGCAGGTGTGATGGTGCCGCGCCACTCGCACACCTCGGCGGAGCGCATGGTGCTGGTTTCAGGTGAGCTGCGCGTGACCTATGACGGGCACGACGCGGTCGTGATGACGCCGGGCAGCTATGCCTACGGTCCGCCGCAGTTGCCGCATGACGCATTCTGTTCCGGCCCGCAGGCCTGTGTGCTTGCCATCGCCTTCGAGCAACCGGTTGACGCGTTCCTGCAAGAGGCCGGCGAGAGGTAA
- a CDS encoding GNAT family N-acetyltransferase, whose product MPLPRFSQVSTPRTTLREVSGADLPDLLEINGDPEVTRYLPYATWASDSDATAWLERMQALGMSGNARQLVIARNEDDKVIGTVLLFKYDEGSNRVELGYVIGRRHWRRGYAAEALGALLDYLFGAMGIRRVEAEVNPENAASNALLRKLGFTHEGFLRERWVAKGETYGVNVYGLLADDRVRGPDGEEG is encoded by the coding sequence ATGCCGCTACCCCGATTTTCCCAGGTCTCCACGCCCCGAACGACCCTCCGCGAGGTGAGCGGCGCGGACCTGCCGGACCTGCTCGAAATCAACGGCGACCCCGAGGTCACACGGTACCTGCCCTACGCGACCTGGGCGTCTGATTCAGACGCGACCGCGTGGCTCGAGCGGATGCAGGCGCTCGGCATGAGCGGCAACGCCAGGCAGTTGGTGATCGCCAGGAACGAAGACGACAAGGTCATCGGCACGGTCCTTTTGTTCAAGTACGACGAGGGCAGCAATCGCGTGGAACTCGGGTATGTCATCGGCCGCAGGCACTGGCGCCGGGGCTATGCCGCCGAGGCGCTGGGCGCACTGCTGGATTACCTGTTCGGCGCCATGGGGATACGCCGGGTCGAGGCTGAGGTGAATCCGGAGAACGCGGCCTCGAACGCCTTGTTGCGAAAGCTCGGGTTTACGCATGAAGGGTTCCTGCGCGAGCGTTGGGTCGCAAAAGGCGAGACTTACGGCGTGAATGTTTATGGCCTGCTTGCCGACGACCGTGTGCGCGGGCCTGACGGGGAAGAGGGTTAG
- a CDS encoding S41 family peptidase: protein MTATHKRFLAAFFIFCLATAMPRALAQPAQAPAGKVYPQDAVRADFKYLYETLAAAHYDLYAYQSRDAYDRYYEELSAAIDGPMSRLEAVRLFTPFVTFGKVGHARIDFPVQDYIAYVLSGGTLLPLDIRVEDGRVLVAHNYSGVAALAPGTELLALNGRPATDWLERIGRLVSAERPYMAHAQLESMFPRLAWLDMGEVDAFEIVVRSRAGDEATFMVDAVPAMELEEHKGARERQQHSRKAHMLPDGIAYLRPGPFYATGESESLETFKAFVDEAFQRFDAAGATDLVIDLRNNPGGDNSFSDPMIAWFADEPFSFASEFIVKASARTREVLEGLAEEYPGGISAQMLRAMTQHEDGARFSFEIPKAERRDPGFSGRVWALVNRRSYSNATTVAAIIQDYGFGTILGEETADVPTSHASSAQFTLPSTGIVVTYPKAYFVRPNGDEALQGVRPDHALRFPTVPVEGDKVLREALEFIVSQRGGQD from the coding sequence ATGACTGCAACGCACAAACGGTTTCTGGCCGCTTTCTTCATCTTCTGTCTCGCCACGGCGATGCCGCGGGCCCTGGCCCAACCGGCCCAGGCGCCAGCAGGCAAGGTTTACCCGCAGGACGCAGTCCGTGCCGACTTCAAGTACCTCTACGAGACGCTCGCCGCAGCTCACTACGATCTCTACGCCTACCAGTCGCGTGACGCCTACGATCGCTACTACGAGGAGTTGTCGGCCGCCATCGATGGACCGATGAGCCGTCTCGAAGCGGTACGCCTGTTCACGCCATTCGTGACTTTCGGCAAAGTCGGGCATGCGAGAATCGATTTTCCCGTGCAGGACTACATTGCGTACGTCCTGTCCGGCGGCACGCTCCTGCCGCTCGATATTCGCGTCGAGGACGGACGCGTCCTGGTCGCCCACAATTACTCCGGCGTGGCCGCGCTCGCTCCCGGGACGGAACTGCTCGCGCTCAACGGGCGCCCTGCGACCGACTGGCTCGAGCGCATCGGCCGGCTGGTGTCTGCGGAGCGTCCGTACATGGCGCATGCCCAGCTGGAGAGCATGTTTCCGCGCCTCGCCTGGCTCGACATGGGCGAGGTCGATGCTTTCGAGATCGTCGTGCGCTCCCGCGCCGGGGACGAGGCGACGTTCATGGTGGACGCAGTGCCGGCGATGGAGCTCGAAGAGCACAAGGGCGCGCGCGAGAGGCAGCAGCACAGCCGCAAAGCGCACATGCTCCCGGACGGCATCGCCTACCTGCGTCCCGGTCCTTTCTATGCCACCGGGGAGAGCGAGTCGCTCGAGACGTTCAAGGCCTTTGTCGACGAGGCTTTCCAGCGATTCGACGCCGCCGGCGCCACGGACCTGGTGATCGACCTGCGCAACAATCCGGGCGGCGACAACAGCTTCAGTGATCCGATGATTGCCTGGTTCGCGGACGAGCCGTTCAGCTTCGCGTCGGAATTTATTGTGAAAGCCAGCGCGCGGACCCGGGAGGTCCTGGAGGGGCTGGCGGAGGAATATCCCGGCGGCATCTCGGCGCAGATGCTCAGGGCGATGACGCAGCACGAGGACGGCGCGAGGTTCTCTTTCGAGATTCCCAAGGCGGAGCGCCGGGACCCCGGCTTTTCCGGCCGGGTCTGGGCGCTGGTCAACCGCCGCAGCTACTCGAATGCAACCACCGTCGCGGCCATCATCCAGGACTACGGCTTCGGCACAATCCTCGGCGAGGAAACCGCCGACGTACCCACGAGTCATGCCTCGTCCGCACAATTCACCCTGCCGTCGACCGGAATCGTCGTAACCTACCCGAAGGCGTACTTCGTGCGGCCGAATGGGGACGAGGCGTTGCAGGGGGTCCGGCCGGACCACGCGCTGCGGTTCCCGACCGTCCCTGTGGAAGGGGACAAGGTGCTGCGTGAAGCGCTGGAGTTCATCGTGTCGCAGCGTGGCGGGCAGGATTGA
- a CDS encoding class D beta-lactamase, which produces MRALRLVVLVAPLACGAACGAAAPQAGVTVIADPGVTAELDGREAIFYAIDLADGRHYAWALERADEPHTPYSTFKIPNLLIALETGVAGSVDDLRQRDPERRPAEPWWSEAWREDQTLAQAFRRSTVWYFRDLALEVGGPRYREMLRAFDYGNAMAPDDNDTLWLIGPLAISPREQAEFIVRLVQGELPLRPENVMALEEVSLLEARDGCRLHGKTGSGPVDGGDMDGPFEGWLVGWVDCAGTAPVAYALFVRGPSYASIAQFRGGMARSFLRRVGAWPDASE; this is translated from the coding sequence ATGCGCGCCCTGAGGCTGGTCGTCCTGGTGGCACCGCTCGCTTGTGGCGCGGCCTGTGGCGCTGCAGCTCCACAGGCCGGGGTCACGGTCATCGCCGACCCCGGCGTCACAGCGGAGCTCGACGGCCGCGAAGCGATCTTTTACGCCATCGACCTGGCGGATGGTCGCCACTATGCCTGGGCGCTGGAGCGCGCCGACGAGCCCCACACGCCCTACTCCACCTTCAAGATTCCCAACCTGCTCATCGCGCTCGAAACCGGCGTCGCGGGCTCGGTCGACGACCTGCGACAGCGTGATCCCGAACGTCGCCCGGCAGAGCCGTGGTGGTCGGAGGCCTGGCGCGAGGACCAGACGCTCGCACAGGCTTTCCGTCGTTCTACGGTCTGGTACTTCCGGGACTTGGCGCTCGAAGTCGGCGGCCCGCGCTATCGCGAGATGCTCCGGGCTTTCGACTACGGCAACGCCATGGCGCCCGATGACAACGACACCCTCTGGCTCATCGGGCCGCTGGCGATCTCGCCGCGCGAGCAGGCCGAGTTTATCGTCCGCCTCGTGCAGGGCGAGCTGCCGCTCAGGCCGGAGAACGTGATGGCGCTCGAGGAGGTCAGCCTGCTCGAGGCGCGAGACGGCTGCCGCCTGCACGGCAAGACCGGCTCGGGCCCGGTGGACGGCGGCGACATGGACGGCCCGTTTGAGGGTTGGCTGGTGGGCTGGGTAGACTGCGCGGGCACGGCGCCGGTCGCATACGCGCTTTTCGTGCGCGGCCCGAGCTATGCTTCCATCGCGCAGTTTCGCGGCGGGATGGCGCGAAGCTTTCTGCGCCGTGTCGGGGCCTGGCCCGACGCAAGCGAGTGA
- a CDS encoding adenylate/guanylate cyclase domain-containing protein, which produces MAASTPVIRTLLLCDLVASTQLVERLGDARAAELLSRHDRAARDLLAGFDGREIDKSDGFLLLFERPIEAVRFAIAYQDKLRELGAGYGAHVVARVGIHVGEVVLRQNAPEDVARGAKPLEVEGLAKAAAARVMSLAGDGRILLTRSAYDLARRAAVGIEECAGLRWAEHGPYRLAGIEEPMDVCEVAAPGDTALTRPESSKKARREQETAASDAACTEPLLAVLAFENLSADPEMGFFSDGVSEDIIQRLTRGARLKVIAPATSFQFRGERKAEAAGVLRCTHVLDGSIRRAGSRVRVSAHLTEAKTNTVLWSDRYDRGLEDIFAVQDDITESIAKALDQAFSRFTPRKIDPAVYDLYLRASPKTYAPDEFRPLVALLEVATERAPDFAEAWGRLVYLRSWLHFYIPFAERPANAARMAHDAARALALDPEGSYVRMAQALALPAFGSFLEFDTLIERMRAAPGNSDTRRYLGWGLRAMGRVREALEETERCFQLDPLSVMSANMVGLARIAAGRFDEAVPVFADVVERAPGMNFPFSSLLRAYAFQQDWDAVDRMLALAEKRQMHEFRDGLSFIRAKRDPSPERIAAWWREVEDFLGKTGSIDVGRLVYSAHLGLVDEAYQVAETAALGPTGTPYDIMGPDGYRPTLMFQAGMPELRNDPRFPRLCARLGLVELWLARGKWPDCADEVPYDFRAACEEVRDVPKEKFGFGA; this is translated from the coding sequence TTGGCCGCCTCCACCCCGGTGATCCGCACGCTGCTGCTGTGTGACCTCGTTGCCAGCACGCAGCTCGTAGAACGCCTCGGTGATGCCAGGGCGGCGGAACTCTTGTCCCGCCACGACCGCGCCGCCCGCGACCTGCTGGCCGGATTCGATGGCCGCGAGATCGACAAGAGCGACGGCTTCCTGCTGCTGTTCGAGCGGCCCATCGAAGCGGTGCGCTTCGCCATTGCGTACCAGGACAAGCTCCGTGAACTGGGGGCGGGCTACGGCGCTCATGTCGTCGCCCGCGTCGGCATTCACGTCGGCGAGGTGGTGTTGCGCCAGAACGCGCCGGAGGACGTCGCGCGGGGCGCCAAGCCGCTCGAGGTGGAGGGGCTCGCCAAGGCCGCCGCAGCACGCGTCATGTCGCTGGCGGGGGACGGTCGCATCCTGCTCACGCGCTCCGCCTACGATCTTGCCCGCCGAGCCGCCGTGGGTATCGAAGAGTGCGCCGGGTTGCGCTGGGCCGAGCACGGACCCTATCGCCTCGCCGGCATCGAGGAGCCAATGGACGTGTGCGAGGTTGCCGCCCCCGGCGACACCGCGCTCACGCGGCCGGAGAGTTCCAAGAAAGCACGACGCGAGCAGGAGACGGCGGCGTCGGACGCAGCCTGCACCGAGCCCCTGCTGGCGGTGCTGGCCTTCGAGAACCTCTCCGCTGATCCGGAGATGGGCTTCTTCTCCGACGGCGTCAGCGAAGACATCATCCAGCGGCTCACGCGCGGAGCCCGGCTCAAGGTGATCGCACCCGCCACGAGTTTCCAGTTCCGCGGTGAGCGCAAGGCCGAGGCTGCCGGCGTGCTGCGCTGCACGCATGTGCTCGATGGCTCCATTCGCCGAGCAGGGTCCCGCGTGCGGGTCAGCGCGCACCTCACCGAGGCGAAGACGAACACCGTGCTCTGGTCGGACCGTTACGACCGCGGGCTGGAGGATATTTTCGCCGTCCAGGACGACATCACCGAAAGCATCGCGAAGGCGCTGGACCAGGCATTTTCGAGATTCACGCCGCGGAAGATCGACCCTGCGGTCTACGATCTCTACCTGCGGGCCAGTCCCAAGACTTATGCGCCGGACGAGTTTCGCCCCCTGGTCGCGCTGCTCGAAGTGGCCACGGAGCGCGCGCCCGACTTCGCCGAGGCGTGGGGGCGCCTCGTCTACCTGCGCTCCTGGCTGCACTTCTACATTCCTTTCGCGGAGCGTCCGGCGAATGCCGCGCGCATGGCGCACGACGCCGCCCGGGCGCTGGCGCTCGACCCCGAGGGCTCGTACGTCCGCATGGCGCAGGCCCTGGCGTTGCCCGCCTTTGGCAGCTTCCTCGAGTTCGACACGCTCATCGAGCGCATGCGGGCGGCCCCTGGCAACAGCGACACGCGCCGCTACCTGGGCTGGGGCCTCCGTGCCATGGGCCGCGTGCGCGAGGCGCTGGAGGAAACAGAGCGTTGCTTCCAGCTCGACCCGCTCAGCGTGATGTCCGCGAACATGGTCGGACTGGCCCGCATCGCTGCAGGCCGCTTCGACGAGGCGGTGCCCGTATTCGCCGATGTCGTCGAGCGTGCCCCGGGAATGAACTTCCCCTTTTCCAGCCTGCTTCGGGCTTACGCCTTCCAGCAGGACTGGGACGCCGTCGACCGCATGCTGGCCCTGGCCGAAAAGCGCCAGATGCACGAGTTCCGCGACGGCCTCAGTTTCATCCGTGCCAAGCGCGACCCGTCGCCCGAAAGAATCGCGGCCTGGTGGCGCGAGGTCGAGGACTTCTTGGGCAAGACCGGCAGCATTGACGTCGGCCGTCTGGTCTACTCCGCGCACCTCGGCCTGGTCGATGAGGCATACCAGGTTGCCGAGACTGCTGCGCTCGGGCCCACCGGAACGCCCTACGACATCATGGGTCCGGACGGCTACCGCCCGACGCTCATGTTCCAGGCAGGCATGCCCGAGCTGCGCAACGACCCGCGCTTCCCGCGGCTTTGCGCCCGCCTCGGTCTTGTCGAGCTGTGGCTGGCCAGGGGCAAGTGGCCGGATTGTGCCGATGAGGTTCCGTACGACTTCCGCGCCGCGTGCGAGGAAGTCCGTGACGTCCCGAAAGAGAAATTTGGCTTCGGGGCATGA
- a CDS encoding DMT family transporter has product MKRAGAWLPIGLLAALPPLFWSGNFVLARALHEDIPPIALSFWRWVGALAILLPFTWHRLWQHRDALRRHWVVLSLLALLGITNFNTFAYLGLQHTTATNGVLLSSATPVLIVGVSFLMLGTKVRARQLVGIFLSLFGVVLIATEGAPQRLAALTLNRGDIWILVAAVDWALYSVLLRWRPADLAPEVFLTALVALGLVPLAGLYAWELAGGQGFALNATNFAAIGYVAIFPSVLAYVFWDRAVNELGPNRTGHYLHLMPAFGALLAVALLGERLHMFHLAGALLIAGGIVLATWVVSAPPRQRAHSRSGQGNGSDGPRGK; this is encoded by the coding sequence GTGAAGCGCGCGGGTGCGTGGCTGCCGATCGGCCTGCTGGCGGCGCTGCCGCCGCTGTTCTGGTCGGGCAACTTCGTGCTCGCGCGGGCGCTGCACGAAGACATCCCGCCGATCGCCCTGTCCTTCTGGCGCTGGGTCGGGGCGCTCGCGATCCTGTTGCCCTTCACCTGGCACCGCCTTTGGCAGCATCGCGACGCCCTGCGCCGGCACTGGGTGGTGCTGAGCCTGCTGGCCCTGCTGGGCATCACGAACTTCAACACCTTCGCTTACCTCGGGCTGCAGCACACCACGGCCACCAACGGTGTGCTGCTCAGCTCTGCGACGCCCGTGCTCATTGTCGGGGTGTCATTCCTCATGCTCGGCACGAAGGTGCGCGCGCGACAGCTGGTCGGCATATTCCTCTCGCTGTTCGGCGTCGTCCTCATCGCCACTGAGGGCGCCCCGCAACGACTCGCTGCGCTGACCCTGAACCGTGGCGACATATGGATCCTCGTGGCCGCCGTCGACTGGGCACTGTATTCCGTCCTGCTGCGCTGGCGGCCCGCCGACCTGGCGCCCGAGGTGTTTCTCACCGCGCTCGTCGCGCTCGGGCTCGTGCCCCTGGCCGGGCTGTATGCCTGGGAGCTCGCCGGCGGACAGGGCTTCGCGCTCAATGCAACGAACTTTGCTGCGATCGGTTATGTCGCGATATTTCCCTCAGTGCTGGCCTACGTGTTCTGGGATCGCGCCGTGAACGAGCTGGGGCCGAACCGGACAGGGCATTACCTGCACCTGATGCCCGCTTTCGGGGCCTTGCTCGCGGTCGCCCTGCTCGGTGAACGCCTGCACATGTTTCACCTCGCCGGGGCGCTCCTGATCGCAGGCGGGATCGTGCTGGCGACGTGGGTTGTCAGTGCTCCGCCCAGACAGCGAGCTCATTCCCGCTCGGGTCAAGGAAATGGAAGCGACGGCCCCCGGGGAAAGTGA
- a CDS encoding DUF4386 domain-containing protein has product MIPNMQAGMSPQRLARTAGLLYLVIIVLGLTGELVVRAGIIASGDAAATAANIQASASLFRLGFLADSLMLLCDIALAVLLYVLLRPVSKTLALMAMCFRLVQAAIIGGNLLHYHAAIIALGSPEYAALFGAEQLSAVAALFLDLHSHGYDLGLLPFGLSCLLLGYLVYRSGFLPRLLGVFLGAAGIVYLVGSYTRFLFPAHVEAVMPIYLVAIVAESAMCLWLLFRGVDVAEWQRRA; this is encoded by the coding sequence ATGATCCCGAATATGCAGGCGGGGATGTCGCCGCAACGCCTGGCAAGGACGGCCGGCCTGCTCTACCTGGTGATCATCGTGCTCGGGCTGACGGGCGAGCTGGTTGTCCGTGCCGGGATCATCGCGAGTGGTGACGCGGCGGCCACGGCGGCCAACATCCAGGCGTCCGCCAGCCTGTTCAGGCTGGGTTTTCTCGCAGATTCGCTGATGTTGTTGTGCGACATCGCGCTGGCGGTGCTGCTGTACGTCCTGTTGCGCCCGGTCAGCAAGACGCTCGCACTCATGGCCATGTGCTTCCGGCTGGTGCAGGCGGCGATCATCGGCGGCAACCTGCTGCACTACCATGCGGCCATCATCGCGCTCGGCAGTCCCGAGTACGCTGCGCTCTTTGGTGCTGAGCAGCTCAGCGCCGTCGCCGCCCTGTTCCTCGACCTTCACAGCCACGGCTACGATCTCGGCCTGCTGCCCTTCGGCCTCAGCTGCCTCCTGCTTGGTTACCTGGTCTATCGTTCCGGATTCCTGCCGCGCCTGCTCGGCGTCTTCCTCGGGGCGGCGGGAATCGTTTACCTCGTCGGCAGCTACACGCGCTTCCTGTTTCCGGCGCACGTCGAGGCCGTGATGCCGATCTACCTGGTCGCCATCGTGGCGGAGAGCGCCATGTGCCTGTGGCTGCTGTTCAGGGGGGTGGACGTGGCAGAGTGGCAAAGGCGGGCATGA